CAGTAGTACACAGAAGAAACGTCCCGAGGACCAGCTCATTGCCCTAGAAGGTGGAGgcaagaggcagaagaaagaacACAGCAGCTAAGGGCAAGCAGGAGATTATCTGAGGATCAGGAGCTATTGAATTGGATTGATGTAGTGTATACGATTAAGTGAAAAAAGCTGAGGTGTCAGATTCCTACTGCATATAAACAACACAGTAAAACCAGCGACTATTGCAACCTTCACATTACATAGTGCAATCTCAGTAACAAGCTAGTATCTCCAAATGACATAATACATATGACACAACAAATTTTATCAGGAACTAGTAGTGTCTAAGCCTTATTTCCCTACAGAACTATGTTAAACTGAGCTATCCTCCACCAGGTAAACACATGATTCAGCTATACAATGTATACAACCAGCACCTAATAATACGCGGTGAACCAAGACTTGCAGCTCCCATGTagctctaaaaataataattaaaaaaatcaaaagcacaaAGCTCACATACAAGATACTAAAAAGCAAGTCCCCACTGGGGAACATAATCTATCCTTTAGAATTTGTCTCATTAcacaattttaaatacttaaggTCACCCAATACTTGATTTTCACATCCATTTATTCTTTAATCTTGTAAAAATCatctatttttcctcttcctattAAATAGATAATTCATGGTTAATCAAGTTTAAGACTCTTCTAGTTAATTTTAGAATTTagaagggaagcagaaaaaaacaaacaccacaaaatCCTACTCAGGTGCTGCCAGCAGTTTTTCAAGACCCAGTTGGATTTTGTTTAAGATTTAAGTTACTAttaaatttcaaacatttaggaaaagtaattttcagaaTACCATTAAAGTTGCAGTTGATATTGGAAGAGCACTAACTAGGCTCTCAAGAATAAATCATCATTATGAGACAAAGCAAatctatttccatttttaatgaacttgCACAATTTTAGATCCAAGTGCATAGATAGATTATCAATCATTTATTAGAAACTTTAAGCATATCACTTTGAAAGCAGCTCCGTGATCTACTGAGTATACTGACTGATGCACTTTTAATCACATTTAACTTGGTCATTCAGTACTTAATATGTAAGTCTTATGAGTGGTATAGAAGTCTGGAAAAGCTGTAGTGGTTTTATGTCAGATTATCCTAAGAGACAATTCCACTAAATGGGTCGTAAGTTTGAAATGACCATGCCATTAATCGATAGATAACAGATTTCAATTAAtcttttctactaaaaaaaagaaaaaaaaataaaataaagaaaacaccaaCAATCCATCACGtcaaaaacataagaaaatctTCTGATATGTTACTGTCCATGACAGctaccagaaaaaataaatgatttatctGGGACAGCGCTAGATAGTGCTTCAGCTCTTCACACAGGTGAAGTCTTACGGGTTTCAACAGGCTACTCATATGGATACAGGTTTGTTACCTAGGCATACAGCTGCTACTTACCCACAGAAAATATGGGCTTAATAGTCTTGTCTGTGAAGTTTATGATCACATGTATTGCTATTAAATAATGgattctaatttaaaataaaaggatactagcttatttttcttcctctacctttaaaataatcaaCTCTTCCACGTCATAAAATATGGTCAACAAATATAATCATGTAACAACATGAGAAGCACTGAGGTCAGAAGAGGGGAGAgtaaaaagagcttttttttccccctagcATCTACGGATGGAATGATTTCAGTTCATTAGcaaaagtcagatttttttaaaaactgtaatacCCTATAATTAATTGAAATGACAGTTTCTAATCACTAGATGTTTCAGTCTCTGCTGGACCTCTGATCAGTCTTCGTATTCCCCTCTTCCCTGCAGGACCTTTTGGTTTAGCAAAACtttgtttgtgtgcatgttgtTTTGGATGAACCTCTTCATAAAGGAAGTCAGCAGTTAACTCATCACCATTATCAATTTcgatctgaaaaaaaaagcagcttataCTATTACTTACCATACTCGTCTTAGGCATTTAATAACATTTAGAAATTTTGCTCAAGTTCGAAATACTGTACTAAAACCAGTATGTACAATAATGTTCAGAGTCTAGCACAAAATGTTCTCAACTTGTGCCTAATCACCTTAGAAATCCTGGATAGTCTTTCTGAGAATCAACTATACTCTTAGCAATATTGATGTAAGTGCATTTTGATTTCATCAGTTCTTCCTTAAATATAAGCACAACTACATATCCCAAGAAACTCCTCCTGCCCCAAGCTTTAGCACAGCGTACGCAGCAATAACTAGGAGTACACACTCCATGTGGAAACAAGTGCTTATTAGTCCTCTGTAAGAAACTTCCTTAACAAAGCAACGTGCgatctttcagaaaatttcctttgtttatCTTCCCCTCAAAAGTAGGAACTTTTCATTGTTCCAGCATAatcttcacattttaaaaattaaacctttttcACCAGAAAGtgtcttaaaaattaaacttgtaAAAgcaatgtgtatatatattgcTGTTTCCTAAGACTGAAGGAGGAGTATAAACAGCTTATACAACTCGTGGATTACTGCAACTCAGCAAGTATTCATGCCAGggaaaagccaaaataaatttaattaagagtttgttttgttttaaatgtaataatataaacatgaaagaaaacactgttcTGAAGCCAAACCCCAGTTTTTAATTGCATGAATTTAGAGTTCAGACAAATGCTTTGGCCCTGTCCTGCTGAGCATTCAACACTTCATGGCCTGCCAACCACAGCTTGACGGACTTGTCAGCCACTGTATTGCTGTTACAAGTACATGCGTCACAAAGAGGTCTGCAGGACTTTCAAGAGTCCTTTGGTACATGTCTCATCTAAagacatttctgagaaatagCAATGTATAAATACGTGTGCTGATAATCTATTTAAGTTACATCAACACAGTAAAAACGGCTAGTGACAAGTCTACTACTTTTTTTCACGTACAAAAACCCTACTGGAACCAAGCCTCAAAATCCTTCTAAATTTACAGCATAAGTGTTAAGAATGTAACCATCAGTCATATATTTCACAAATGGACCATTACTGTGGCCTCTGCTCTGGAAGTGAGAAACCCTTGTTATCACTTGTTGTCTTTACAAAGTAGAAAGATCAACTTACTCACAAGTCCTTGTTTGCCCCATCAAGGACTCCTAAAATGCAGTTTAAGATCCAGAACTGctgcttgattttttattttgaaagttatTACATAACCTTGGCCTTAAAGGAATTTAATGTTCAACAACAACGTGCTGCGGTCCAAAGAATGACAGGCCTTTTAGTAAGAAATCATGTTACTTGTAAATAGGCCTTCGAAGTACTCTCAAACAGTCTGTTTATGCAGAAGAATGTGTCTTCTAAATCTACAAAAGTGTAGAAATTATGAACCAGAGAAAAGCCCTGAAGCTTAATCAACAAGTACTTCTTGTTGATTAAGATCTTTATGCAGATCTTTAATAACTGTGCAGAACTTTTCATTGTTTACAGGAAGTAGTGGCAGATATAATTATGGTTAAGAATATTAAGAAGGGAACTGAGGTATGGAAAAAATACCAGTATACTTACCTTTCTAATTATTGGCATCCACAACTGTCCTTCTACAATTTCTAAGAGTGGACTTTTACAACTAGAGTATAGCATTCGTTCTCGTATACTGCAGGTGTATCCTGGCATGGAGTagatgaaaactgcagaaaaaaaatcagaacgGAAATAAACCCTATCAAAACctgtatcatagaatcatttagagCAGAAAGACATTGCAAAGCAACTGTATAGTcttgaaagggaaaatatcCAGAACAGGTTAGGATGCTTCGCTCCATTACACTGAGAGGTCAGATTCATGcctctttctctctgcctcAAGATTACTAAACTATTTGAAACAAACCAATTAGAGTTTACATTGGAAATTTTCTCATACCTATGGATTCCAAATAGTCTCCTTCATGGGCATGCTTATAGAGGAAAAAGTGGTAACGTGCAGCGTCCTTAGGAATTCTTTTTGGCAAGTCCTTCAGTTCAGTATGAAGTGTGTTAGCCAAAAcaatagtttcatttttcatatcaATTTGCtgttaacaaagaaaaatgaatatagtTAATACACAGAAAGCAAACCAGAGAATATGATaggatggaaaaaatactgaactgtAATGTATCAGTATCACCATATATTGTACAATACGCAGGCAATCTATTTAGTATtcactattaaaaatacttcaagtaTTTTATACTTGCCAGTTGCACATAATtgagttgcttatttttcaatttctccAAAGCGTGAATAGCTTCTTTAGCAATGGGGAATGCTACTCCTTGCAGCGTTTGATGCTTGGTATCTACACCAACATCTGTTTGTACCTGGAACACAAGTCAATTGAAATGTAAACAAACTTCCGCAAGCATTTTGTTTCATGCAATAACTGACAATGCATCGCATATGGCAACACACAGAGTTAGCAGTAGCTATTCTGAGAATAAGCCACACTGCACCATCATCCACTTCTGGAAAAGACTTGCATACTTTTAATTTACAGTTACATGTTGCTTACTTACCTGAAAACAGTTTCATGCCTCTGAAACAGCTAGCTTTGTAAAACCCACAGaatcacaagagaaaaaaattgcccAAATGTCAAGGAAGCTCCAAGTTAAATTCTGGTACAAAGATACAGTAAGCCAGGAGCTTGATTTTCATATGCTGCACTTTTGAACTGACAATGTTTTTTATAAACTTCGCTGTATCTTGAGCATTTTTAGATCAAAACATAGAAATTTTTCAACATtctgggaggaagagagaaaagttaTGTCTTATTAGAGAAACTGATCTTcttaaagtaaaaaaacaaagtatcttccctccctccctctttagCATCCTCCCCCAAAATCCTAcaccaaaaagaaagcaaacaaaaaacaagcaagcgAAGTCTCAATCCTCGACTTCTAGGTATAACACGAAGTAGAAAATCAGATGGTAACTGGAAGCTAGACAATCACTCGTAATCTGGTTACGTTAGTCACATAAACTATTTGAGATAAAAAGACAGTTGCTTTAAAGCTACTTCTCAAGAATTTATGTGGTGTATGTTAACGTTCATGCAGTTTCTTAGAAAATGAGCTCTGGCTTCCAGTCTTTCCAAGCCTAAATTTGTCCAAGTGTTAGCTTTTGAATATCCTGATTCCTGATGTAATTTTACAAATGCAGTTAACATTGGTAAAGAGGTAGCAAAAAGCCAGACAGGAAAGTACACAAAGTGGAAAATGTGGGTTTTAGATCTAAAATCTTCAGGATGAtcagctttaattaaaaatagatagTGAAATATGCaacaagaatgaaaacaaattaaaaaaagacacttGAGACAATACTAAACTATGCTTCACATTTTAAAGGACAGTTTATCAgtaacaaagaaggaagaaacagaaagaaacagaggagCTTACTTTTGTATAAAACTAACAAATTTCTTAACAAGATTATATTACAAATAGTTGCAAAATATATCTGCATAAAAGCCTGACTAATAAGCATTATAAAATTGGcattacagaacaaaatataataaaacatattaaaaaaccATAAAAGACGTCAAAGACATCTCTGAAGTCTCAGGACAGTAATCTGAAGAGAGTAGCCCAGCATCCAGATCTATGGAaaggattaaaatatttcagaccactaaaacaaaacaaaacacccaagccacttcaaaaaatacttaaatcaCACTGCAAGATTTGTTAGTGATGACTGCTGAGAGGGTGAtaaaatggcagatgaaattTGATGtgaataaatgtaaaacaatatATGTGGAAGGAAAAACGACCTCTCTAATACTTGCACAGTGACAGGGTTGAGCTAGCTACTGCCCTTCAGGAGCAATACCACGCAGgtcacacaaaatatttctctgaaaatgtcagcTCAGTGACCAgctttggcaaaaaaaaaaaaaccacaacggtaacaaataataataataataaaacactacTAACCACCCACCCACAAATGAAATGTTACGAATTGTTAGTAAGAGTAGAGAACAGAACACATCATTACACACTGTAGATATCAATAACATGCCCGTATCTTGAATACCACATGCAGTTCTGGCTTCCCCATCCCTCcttttcataaattttatagaagaactggaaaaactgcagagaagagcaaaaggaTCAGAAGTATGGAGTGTCTTCTTTAGGAGGAACAAGGACATGGATTTGGACTTCTCAGCCCAGAAGAGATAACTGATAAGAAATACAGAGGTCTTGTGGATATACTGGGGAATAGGGGAAGAAAAGAGTGAGAAATGACTGTTCTCTGCCTTCCCTACGCAATCTGTAGGGGTATCAGAACCAGCTGGTAGATAGCACGCAGCAGTTCTTCACACAGTGCTTTGTCAAGCTGTGGGATACACTGCCACGGGATCTGTGTCCAACAAAACTTTACACGGATTTAGAAAAGTGACAAGACTAGATGACAGCCTGCAAAGGCCGAGGCAATGGGCGAGTACTCAAATGAACTATTATAGCCTCTTACCCTGCCCTTACACCCTCCTCAGATTCCTGCTGTTGCTCACTTAGGGTCTTGACAGTAGCCTAGGTAAGTAACCTCTGACCTCATTCAGTGAAATACTTCTTAGGGGAATGACAAAAGAATATAAATGTGCAAAactcaattttttatttttaatatcagaaaGCTTTTAGTTTGCTGAAGGTAAAACAGGGAAGTTAATGAAACACTGCTTCAGTGGCAGAAACAACAAAGATACAAATGACACAAGTTAACCTACTGCAGGATGCTTCAAATAAAGCTGAAGTGGCAGCAATCTGCAGTTCATTCATCTCTGAGAAGTATAGCTGTTGCTTCTGAAATTTCATTAGAGCACATAAAGTATTAGTCTGCATGAATCAGCTGTTAATCATGATCCATGTAAGGCACAAAAGACAATACTAATACCAAGATTATTGACACCACAGAAGTTTTAGTCTcatattgttgttttgttgtgtttttttttttttttttttaaaaaaaagctcatgAGGTAAAATACAGTGTTTAGCGATGATGAGCACATTTCTGCATTGAAttaatcaaaatgaaagatAGAAAATGACAAAAGACTCCAgtcacaaaaataattgttaataGAGCTGCATTTAACATGAGGGTTTGCTGGCatccagctggaaaacaaaccagATTTCCCAGTGGCTATAAAATATATGCCTAAAGAACTAATAAGATCAGCACCAGGCCTATTAATACATGTCTGAACACAAACGAGATTGAGTCAtggaaaaatgtgagaaaagaaTCCTCTGAAACATATCAGTCACTAGCTAACCAACAATCGTCAAATTATTTGGTTAAAGGCATTTTCTGGAAATCCTTCTATAAGGCTTTTGTAGCAAAAACAGATCAGTCTTTTAAAAGGGCTAGCTACTTGTTTTGGAtttctggttttggtgttttctgaACTTTAAGACTGAGAAGAAATAAGTCAAAATAAAGACAAGTAAACTGGTTCTGGTAGCTCAGGAGGGAAAGCTTCACCTAGGGATAAAGGCAGATGAAACATTCTTTGGGATTACTCACTGCTACAGTtgcta
The nucleotide sequence above comes from Oxyura jamaicensis isolate SHBP4307 breed ruddy duck chromosome 1, BPBGC_Ojam_1.0, whole genome shotgun sequence. Encoded proteins:
- the TWF1 gene encoding twinfilin-1, giving the protein MSHQTGIQASGNVKDVFVGARNGKYRLLKIVIDNEQLVLGSSRRPLGSWEKDYDSFVLPLLEDKQPCYILYRLDSQNAQGYEWIFIAWSPDHSPVRQKMLYAATRATLKKEFGGGHIKDEVFGTVEDDVSLNGYKKYLISQAAPAPLTAAEEELRQIKINEVQTDVGVDTKHQTLQGVAFPIAKEAIHALEKLKNKQLNYVQLQIDMKNETIVLANTLHTELKDLPKRIPKDAARYHFFLYKHAHEGDYLESIVFIYSMPGYTCSIRERMLYSSCKSPLLEIVEGQLWMPIIRKIEIDNGDELTADFLYEEVHPKQHAHKQSFAKPKGPAGKRGIRRLIRGPAETETSSD